A stretch of the Corynebacterium maris DSM 45190 genome encodes the following:
- a CDS encoding 4-(cytidine 5'-diphospho)-2-C-methyl-D-erythritol kinase produces the protein MTNLSRATAHGKINLHLGVGAAREDGYHDLVTVFQSVDTHDTVTLLKDEYDFPRVDGSAAVSLECVSHVRGEVPEDPGNLAWRAFDLVVDDYANRYGTRELPPVSIRIDKRIPVAGGMAGGSADAAAALLAADDFLARTYGVAGLGRGRLVELGASLGADVPFTLVGGTALGTGRGDHLTTMLSRGKYHWALILSKQGLSTPKVFGKLDELRGKRPELTPALETRAVAEALIQGDPFALGAALHNDLQAAALSLKPDLRRVLELGKESGAIAGLVSGSGPTCAFLCEDAATVDQLIVRLSLELPGTSGLRVSGPAEGAYLGSPAGR, from the coding sequence GTGACCAACCTTTCCCGAGCCACCGCCCACGGCAAGATCAACCTCCACCTGGGCGTGGGCGCCGCCCGCGAGGACGGCTACCACGACCTGGTGACCGTCTTTCAGTCCGTGGACACCCATGACACCGTCACCCTCCTCAAGGACGAGTACGACTTCCCGCGTGTCGACGGCAGCGCCGCCGTCAGCCTTGAATGCGTCTCCCACGTTCGTGGGGAGGTTCCCGAAGACCCCGGCAACCTGGCGTGGCGGGCCTTCGACCTCGTCGTCGACGACTACGCGAACCGGTATGGGACGCGGGAACTGCCGCCGGTGAGCATCCGCATCGACAAGCGCATTCCCGTCGCCGGCGGGATGGCCGGCGGGTCGGCCGACGCCGCGGCCGCGCTGCTGGCCGCCGACGACTTCCTGGCGCGCACGTACGGCGTCGCCGGGCTGGGGCGAGGCCGATTGGTGGAACTCGGCGCCTCACTGGGGGCGGACGTGCCGTTCACGCTCGTCGGCGGCACCGCTTTAGGCACCGGGCGCGGCGATCACCTGACCACGATGCTCTCCCGGGGGAAGTACCACTGGGCGCTGATCCTGTCGAAGCAGGGGCTGTCGACACCGAAGGTCTTCGGCAAACTGGACGAATTGCGTGGCAAACGCCCGGAACTGACCCCCGCGCTGGAGACCCGTGCCGTGGCCGAGGCCCTCATCCAGGGAGATCCTTTCGCGCTGGGGGCGGCGCTGCACAATGACCTGCAGGCCGCCGCGCTGTCCCTGAAGCCGGATCTGCGGCGGGTGCTCGAGCTGGGCAAGGAGTCGGGGGCGATCGCGGGCCTGGTGTCCGGGTCTGGCCCGACCTGCGCTTTCCTGTGCGAGGACGCCGCCACCGTCGACCAGCTGATCGTGCGACTGTCCCTGGAACTCCCAGGCACCTCCGGGCTGCGGGTCTCCGGGCCGGCGGAGGGCGCGTACCTGGGTTCGCCCGCCGGGAGGTAG
- a CDS encoding ABC-F family ATP-binding cassette domain-containing protein gives MANLINLENVSKSYGLKTLLDSVSLGVQTGDRIGVVGLNGGGKTTLLEVLTGVEEPDSGRVSHTSDVRMAVVTQRAELDPELTIGEVVVEPLGLQTFEWASSARVREVLGGIGIMELGLDAKVGGLSGGERRRVNLAAALVQDLDLIVLDEPTNHLDVEGVQWLAEHLLSRKLAIVVVTHDRWFLDTVANMTWEVHDGRVDAYEGGYNDWTFARAERSRQADAIEQRRQNLARKELAWLRRGAPARTSKPRYRIEAAEALIADVPAPRDKVELMSFSKSRQGRVVVELEDARIEAPDGRPLVDRLTWRLAPGERIGLVGVNGSGKTTLLRALAGDHPLAAGKRIEGQTVRIGWLRQELDDLDPDRRLIDAVEDVATYVTIGEREVSASQLAERLGFSPKRQRTFIRDLSGGERRRLQLTRVLMGEPNMLLLDEPTNDLDIDTLQELESLLDSWPGTLVVISHDRYLIERIVDNTYALFGDGQLTNLPGGIEEYLERRKAMAAAEGGGVIDLGDKSAPAASAEEKRLSSQEERELRKQMNAVERKMAKLDERIATFEQEMAVLSGAEDPDLGKLADVDKGLREAREDHEGLEMEWLELGEQLEG, from the coding sequence ATGGCGAACCTGATCAATCTGGAGAATGTCTCCAAATCCTACGGCCTCAAGACCCTGCTCGACTCGGTGAGCCTCGGCGTGCAAACCGGCGACCGCATCGGCGTCGTCGGACTCAACGGCGGCGGCAAAACCACCCTCCTCGAGGTGCTCACCGGCGTCGAGGAGCCGGACTCCGGCCGCGTCTCCCACACCTCCGATGTGCGGATGGCGGTGGTCACCCAGCGCGCCGAACTCGACCCTGAGCTGACCATCGGCGAAGTCGTCGTCGAGCCGCTCGGCCTGCAGACCTTCGAATGGGCCTCCAGCGCACGGGTGCGCGAAGTCTTGGGCGGCATCGGCATCATGGAGCTGGGGCTCGACGCGAAGGTCGGCGGGCTGTCCGGCGGTGAGCGCCGCCGCGTCAACCTCGCCGCGGCGCTCGTGCAGGACTTGGACCTGATCGTCCTCGACGAGCCGACCAACCACCTCGACGTGGAGGGCGTGCAGTGGCTGGCAGAACACCTGCTCTCGCGCAAACTCGCCATCGTCGTGGTCACCCACGACCGCTGGTTCCTGGACACCGTGGCCAATATGACCTGGGAGGTCCACGACGGGCGGGTCGACGCCTACGAAGGCGGCTACAACGACTGGACCTTCGCGCGCGCCGAGCGTTCCCGTCAGGCCGACGCCATCGAGCAGCGCCGCCAGAACCTGGCCCGCAAGGAGCTGGCCTGGCTGCGCCGCGGGGCCCCGGCGCGCACCTCCAAGCCGCGGTACCGCATCGAGGCGGCGGAGGCGCTCATTGCGGACGTGCCCGCCCCGCGCGACAAGGTCGAGCTGATGTCGTTTTCCAAGTCGCGCCAGGGCCGGGTCGTCGTGGAGCTGGAGGACGCGCGCATCGAAGCCCCCGACGGCCGTCCGCTCGTGGATCGGTTGACCTGGCGGCTGGCGCCGGGGGAGCGCATCGGCCTGGTGGGCGTCAACGGCTCGGGCAAGACGACGCTGCTGCGGGCCCTGGCCGGCGATCACCCGCTGGCCGCGGGCAAGCGCATCGAGGGCCAGACCGTGCGCATCGGATGGTTGCGCCAGGAACTCGATGATCTGGATCCGGACCGCCGGCTCATTGACGCGGTGGAGGACGTCGCCACGTACGTCACCATCGGGGAGCGGGAGGTCTCTGCCTCGCAGTTGGCTGAGCGGCTCGGGTTCAGCCCGAAGCGGCAGCGCACTTTCATCCGGGACCTCTCCGGCGGTGAGCGCCGCCGCCTGCAGCTGACCCGCGTGTTGATGGGCGAGCCGAATATGTTGCTGCTGGACGAGCCGACCAACGATCTGGACATCGACACGCTGCAGGAGCTGGAGTCGCTGCTGGATTCCTGGCCGGGCACCTTGGTAGTGATTTCGCACGACCGTTACCTCATCGAGCGCATCGTCGACAACACCTACGCGTTATTCGGTGACGGGCAGTTGACGAACCTGCCGGGCGGCATCGAGGAGTACCTCGAGCGTCGCAAAGCGATGGCGGCCGCGGAGGGTGGCGGGGTCATTGACCTGGGCGACAAATCCGCCCCGGCGGCGTCGGCGGAGGAAAAGCGACTTAGCTCCCAGGAGGAGCGTGAGCTGCGCAAGCAGATGAACGCCGTGGAGCGCAAGATGGCCAAACTCGACGAGCGCATCGCCACCTTCGAGCAGGAGATGGCGGTGCTCTCCGGGGCGGAGGATCCGGACCTGGGCAAGCTCGCGGACGTGGACAAGGGGCTGCGGGAGGCACGGGAGGACCACGAGGGCCTGGAGATGGAGTGGCTGGAGCTCGGGGAGCAGCTCGAAGGCTAA